TTATCATCCATAGTTTTgactttggttttttctttttattccctagaaattaattttactGAGAAATTTGGATTTCTATTTCAGAAGGTTTGTTCTGGAAAATacaaaatccaaatattaTGAAGTGTGCACCGGAGAAGATcctcttttttacttttccaaaatataaatagtcTATTATATTAGTCTGATGTTTCATACCCCCAACTTATCTTTTATAGTTAATGTTCCATTTGTGTTTGCAGGCTTGAGTCATTGGGTATTATTGTTGGAATTATTTTCTTGGTCTTGGGAATCTTATTCCAGTTTTTCAACTTCACTGCAAATTCAAATGTAAGTTTGCTCTCTTTCATTGAATACAGGAACATAactttatttcaatttacaatTTCTGCAATTTATTGGTTCTCAGAGGTGAAACATGAGAATTCCTGTTTGTTTATTATCTGTTTGCCTACTTTTTAAATGTAGTTATTTACATAGTTAAGGGCGTTAGTGAAAAAACTGTTCCCACCAATTAAGGGGTAGGTTATGAGTACATTTTGTTCAAACCCGATAGAGTTTACAAATGAAAGAGATGGAAAAAATTTGATGGCCTAATACTAATGTGGTGGCCTAATACTAATTTGATGGCCTTATCAGATTGTTTAGATGTAATGAACAAAACTATAACCTATAGCCTGTTATTTCTGCCTTTATTCTGTTTTGGTATTTATGCATCTCTTGGATCTGTTGAATCTGGTGTGGCATCTGTAGAACTGTTTTCGTATTTTTGGCATCTCTTGAATCTGTTTTTGATGTTAGAGGTTTCATTTATTGTCTGAGTGGCAGATTCTTGCTTTATGCCCCATCCATTGCTTCAGGCTCATATTAGAGGTTTCATTTCTTCTGTTGGCCTAATTTGGTACTTACTTATAGTGCTTCTGTATTCAGAAATATTTACCGTATTCTATGTAGTTTTAGAGTATTTTAGTTCCATGGTCAATAATTTTCTACAATAAGTTCTGAAATATATTAGCTGTAATGATTGTGCAGACACTCAAATAAACAAGAATTGAACATTCTGTTTTACATTGGATCATGGCCCATTGCTGTTTTTCATTGTGAAACAAGCATATTCATATCATAATTATATCCTTTAAATCTGTTTTTTAGTTTAGAGTAATACATAGATACGTATTCATTTataatctgtttttttatgttaGTCACACGTAGGattgaatttcaattatattgcTCCAATTATATCCATTGAATCTGTTCCTGAATTCCAGTGAACACATAGGCTTCACATTGGTGATTATAGAAGTTCGTTCACAAAGTCATACTATTAACACACCTCTCTCACCACTCCAAGTCCGAGTCCACACCCATGTCTACTAATGCACCACCAATGATTAGAATTACAATGAAAATTtcctttcattcttttttcagCTGTTGAAAGGTTTGCTCATGAGGACAAGGGTGATTTTGCAACTTCACTAAAGCATTTTAGGTAAGAACCATATCCTCGAATTGCTCTTTTGGACCGAAATTAAACCTTTTGTGTGATGGTTTATCATATGATTGAGTTCTATGTTTGAACTTATAAATTGGTTCATGGTGGATTTGAATTGCCACTCAGTGTTGCTTGAGTGAAGTTGATAATTGTGTGCATTGTAAGATTCACAATTCTTATTAGATGTTTTAAATGTAATGAACAAAAACTATAACATGTAGCCTGTTATTTCTGTCTTTATTATACTTCTATGACCTATAGCTGTTTATAGATTATTACTGCTTTTATAGCTTCTCCATTAGATTATCTTGATTCTATAACAAACTTGCTCATTAGGTCGTTAGGTTATCTTATTCTATTTATAGGTCATTAGGTGTTCATAGGttatttaaatttggtttGTGCAGTTTATTTGGCCTTAATTCTATAACAATAGCCATTGTCTTCgccaaaattttctcatttgtCTCCATTACCGCATACCATTTACCATATTTATGGCTACAAAATCAACACCCCTTGATTTGATTCTGTTCAAGCTCAAGTGTTTTGGCTTAATTCTCTTATAACTATTTAATAATTGTCACAATTGTTCTGAATTTATTCAATAGATTGAGTTTATACTTTTGTCCATCAGATTAATACAATGCTTGATGTATCTAGACTGTTGTTTGtcatattgtattttttaacttaattATGTCATAATAGTTATTGCTCccacccaaaattttccatttatatACACTTATATACACTAACACCTgccattttccaaatttatgcCAACAGAGTCAAAACCTCTACAGAGGAGTAGAAAGAATGTAAGCCACCTGTACAGCAGAGCTAGCAAGACCTAGATCCCCTTCCACCACCCAGtaccatatatataaacaccTGCCCAAACTCTTTTGAACAATGAGCAACTAAAGGTTGCCcatattttgatgtttttataACTGCTTgatctattaaaatatgcccaatattttcacataacAAGTAGCACATAAAACATgttattagtttattttttgtaacttAACCTTGCTAAACTAAGCATGATACCACTATTTACATCACcatgtttatataaatattaccATTTTCCCTGCATATTTTTACTACTTTATACGTATTTCACACGATTTCAAAACCCGCAGCATCGCGCGGGCACCATTGCTCGTACTAAACTAAACAATGCTGCACGAGGGCTACAAAACCTGGCAGCTGCTAGCATCCAAGGAACTTGTTCAAAACATGTTTTTAGATCTTCTTCATCGGAATCTCAGAGAGTCGGATCAAAGATTTTATGCTGTATATATCGGATGCTCAATATAGTATAAATCATAATATAAATGCACAAGGGGGTCGTATTTAAGCACAAGAATCAGAGACGAGAagtatttatataaaataaaaacggAGGATTCTCTTTGTGATTAAAAATGGAATTTATCTAAGAACCCATTACAAGTTGCTATTAAAAACGAAAACCCATTAcaagttaaaaaaattaatgagtAATGTAtacttccttctttttttggctCTGAAGTATACATTTCTCTTGATCTGTTATATATTAATAACTAAGAAttagaaaagagaaattaGAAAATGCAACAGCTTGCTGCTCTGTTATAGAAGTGGAGATATCTTCTGCAGGTTGAGACCAATATCCATTCCGATATAAGCGATAGGAGCGTACATCCACGTATCATCAGAGCTTAAAAGCTGTGATATACAAGATAATTCATAATCAgcaattatataatataaatgccTTGTGACCATTTAAATTTTGagctgaaatttgacaattttgttACTCAAAAAGAAGGGAAGCGAACAATGGTTTCACTCACCTTGATTTGGAGCTGCAAAAACTTCACATAATCAACTGCCTCTTCCAGCATTGTGCTGAGGTCAACCTTGGTTCCATTAGGGACAAGATTCTGTAAGATTCTCAATCGCTAGTTTATTTTCTCCCTTCTTTTCTGTAAGATTTAATCGAGGCATGAATCGAAAGAATCTTACCATACAtatacatgtgtgtgtgtgtgtgtgtatgcttgtgtttgtttttgcaAGACTTTGAGAAGTATTGTTGTCACTTACCCTTGCATAGAGGCTTTCGGGATCAGTTGCTGCCGCTCTACTGGTTCTTGCCTTGCCATGAAAGTTAAGGGCTGATGATGATGTTTTGTGGTCTGAAGTTTCCCCTCCATTGCTCTTCTGAAACGCATTGTCAACCTGATAACCGTAAGAACTAGAGCTATGTCTATCTAGTCCTGTGGTGCTCTCTTCATCTTTGACATTTGAGTTAAGCTTCTGTCCCTTGTTTGACCTCAcatttttcttacttttctGTACCTGTAGGGTGTGAAGTTGACAATTAGATCAAAAACTGCTTCAGAAATATTAAAATCAACAACCAAgtcatcaatttaaaacttcaAATGGTTCTTACATCTTTCGAAATACATGTCCTTTCCTGGAAAGCAACAGCTGCTGGCTGGCTGGCATCTGAAAATCCCAATATTCTGTCACTGCCAGAATCTTGTTTGCCACAGACACTTCCTTCCATCAGAGACTCAGATAATGCTGGGATGAAAAATGAACCAAAAGGACCAAAACCCTTTTGATCATGAGTTGTAGAGATATCATTGGTTAATGGGATATGGCAAGAAAGATATTGGAAATGAGAGTTGAGGCTATCTAAAGGATGAAACAAATTGACCCTGTCCAATCCCATTTCAGCTTCTTCAGGGTTATTAGTGCAAAAGGTGGCTGGAGTTTCAAAGTTCATCCCCACAACATTGTGTTGGAAATTAGGAAATGAAGAACCCTGACCAAGAAAATGTGGTGGTGTGAACTCAAGCTCTTCTTCAGCAGAGAACAATCTGCTCAAAGAGTCCCATTCTCCATCAGAAAAACACCAACACACTCCATCTTTCCCTATATGTCTAAGTGTAGTGTGCTACAGCTATTAGGAGCTCAGTTGCAAGTTGGGGCAAGCAAGGAATATAGACACTTGTATATATACCATTACAAAGCATTCCAAATTTTGCCGAATGAaacatgtatgtattttattcGTATAGTCAGGCGGCTAtaccaaattaatatctataaagtataaactaatgcaactaggagtaggagggtccttttttcataatttttttaaaaaagaaatagtatggCCGCACGCTCATACtctgtttttataattttttttccaaaagaaatagtatagccgggagGCTATATCCGgttttttcccatttttttaaaaaagaaatagtatggccgtgcggctatactcggttgttccctttttaaaaaaaaagaaatagtatcgCCAGGCGGCCATACTCggtttttcctaatttttcaaaaagaaatagtatagccgggtgGGTATACTCTGTTTCTAGAattcttttgaaaataaatagtatagccgcccggctatacgaggttttcttattttttaaaagaaatagtatagccagcGGCTAGACTGAGTTTTtcccaattttatttaaaaaagcaATAGTATAGCTGATCGGCTATactgggtttttttatttttttttaaaaagcaatagtatagccgagcggctacaCTCTTTTCAATATTGGAAAAAAAAGTGTAGCCGctcattttctttctgttttttttaataaatagtacagACGACTAGCTATACTctttacacacacacacacaaacacacacacacacacacacacacacatatatatatatatatatatatactaggatcctctttttcttctataacTTTTCTCAGATTTTCGTTTATCaataagagtagtttagagcattatctattactattaggccattacccgagtctctattgtccctttttgatttttttactttttcagagttattacccatataaagaatttagcaatTTCACTTTTAATACTATATTATGCATGTATGTACCTATATTTCAATAAGACATCCGTATTTTGTACACGTCTTAATGACTTGGTAAAATTGacgtttttaaaaaagcaaacatacaatactCGTATTAAACCTGtttgtatgtatttttcatgtgtaatacacatatttttttacaaaattttcaataatacacacaaaattcatgtattatacacataattatcacatattattgaatataaataatatatattaaaaataaaataaaatagattaaaatattataaaatggccaaattttgaagttgtaatttgtcaaaattttgcCGAATGAAACATGTACGTATTTTATTCGTATAGCCAGGCGGCTAtaccaaattaatatatataaagtgtaaactaatgcaactaggagtaggagggtccttttttcataatttttaaaatgaaatagtACGGCCGCATGCCTATActctatttttataattttttttaaaaaagaaatagtatagccgagcggctataccgcatttttagatttttttggaaaatcaatagtatagccgccggctatactctgtttttagaattttgtttagaagaaaaagtatGACATCCATTCAATACGCAGAATGTTTCTGTACTCAACCAAGGCAATTCCTTTGATtgggaagaaaataaattgttcTATCACACCAAACCTCTCTAAATGAAACCTTACATGAGCTTCAGATGCATCAGATCCTGAGAAACCCAGCCAGAGCTGTTTAGAAGTAGAGAAAATATCAATGGCTCCAGTATCCCCATCAAGAGCGCCAAACGATTTGCGTTGTTGTGGAAGTATATGGTGAGACCAAATGAGGTTGAGTTGGTGTGGAAGTATATGGTGACACCAGATGAGGTTTAGGAGATTCAAAAGAACTATTTACACCTCCACTTGAAGATCTTAGGAGAGGTGATCCAAAATCCATTGCATCTTGATTCTTCTCAAGATGAACATGTTTTCTCCCACCAAATGAATTACTCCTGAATTCTAATGGAGATCTTGTGACAGGTAAAAGCACCTGGTGGTTCATTAGGTCCCGGGGCACGGAAGACCTGCCGTGTGACATATCTCCATGCTCCCTAATCTCACAGTTTGTGGACCTTGTCCCCCCACTGTCTTGATTGGAACCCACAATATTAGTTTCAAGAGGGATTATAGAGCTGCGAGATTTCAGGTGTTGGCctcaaatagtatagccgcgcggctatactccttatTTTATAcctttaaattttatgaaacgaaatagtatagccgcgcggctatatgCGGTCTAGCCCCGCGGCGTTACGcggttttttaaattttaaaaaaagaaatagtatagccgctcggctatacccggttttttccaaatttttttaaaaaagaaatagtatagcctgccggctatactcgggtttccccttttttttataaatgaaatagtatagccgcaggGCGATACCGAGATTTATTTCGAGCTCATAAACACAAATTATGACTCGCTCTCTTCATCATGCTTTTATACGTATTTAACATAAATTCATCCTTTTTCtgtataaattattattatcattgaCTGATCATACTAAACAATGCCGCACGAAGCTTAGAAAGCCATCTGGCAGCTGATAACATCCAATGAACTGTTTCTCATATGTTTTGGATCTTTCCCTCTATCAGAATCTCAGATAAAATATTGTAAGCGCATCATAACACTACTATGGTTACTAATTTATTCCCTTTCTGTGCCCAAGGGGGTCGCATTTAAGTTGGTCATGGTAGTTCCGTGCTCTTGCAGGGTTACATATGAGTTTGAATCTCTCTCCTCCTACATTCGAGAAAGTACATATGCTGAGGATTGAGGAAGGTTTTATATATTTGGTGTTTTCAAAAGCACAAGAATCAGAAACCAGACGTGTTCATAAGAAACTGAGGATTCTCCTCGTGATTGAAAATGGAATTTATTGAACTTAATAAACCCATTACAAGTTAGGGAATTAAATTAGTATACATTCATTCTGTTCATATGTTATAgcttaaatatattttgataaCAATTAACAATTAGAAAagggaaggggaaaaaaaaacaacagcaGCTTCCTGCTGTGTCATAGAACTGGAGACATCTTCTGCAGGCTGAGACCAATATCCATTCCGTTATAGGCAATAGGTGCGTACATCCACATATCATCAGAGCTTAAAAGCtgcaatttaaataaaagaaaattaattgataatcagagattatatatatttgtcacCACTTAATTTTAAacaagaaatttgaaatttttgttaaaagtgtaaCAAATTTTCTCACCTTGATTTGGAGCTGCAAAAACTTCACATAATGAACTGCCTCTTCCAGCATTGTGCTGATGTCAACCTTGGTTCCATTAGGGACAAGGTTCTGTAAGATTCTCAATCTCTCattaattctctctcttcttttctgCAAGATCCAATCAAAGCAAGAACTGTAAGAAACCATTTATGCATATGTTTGAATTAAAGGTCTAAATTGATTGAAgcataaaaataatgaaaccTAGTGTGAAAACAGAGATGTTATTGCATACCCTTGCATAGAGGCTTTGTGGATCAGTTGCTGAGCCTCTGTTGGCTCTTGTCTTGCCATTCAAGTTAAGGGCTGATGATGTTTTGGGGTCTGAAGTTTCTCCTCCATTGGTCTCCTGAGAACCATTGTCATCCTCAGAGCTGCAAGAACTAGTGCTCTGCCTATCAGCCCTTGTGTTactctcttcttcatctttgacTTTCACATCTGAGTTAGCCTTTTCGCCCTTCTTTGACCttgcattatttttcttagtttTCTCTACCTGCATTATTATGTGGAGCTGATAATTAGAAAACTGATTCAGAAATATAAGAACCAAACCGACAACCAGGCCATTAAATTAGAAGTCTAAAACTTTAAATGATGCTTACATCTTTCGAAAGACGTGGTTTCTTCTTTGGATTACTGTCAGATTTGTCATTGTTAGACTTGTCTTCTGCCACATCATGCACCCTTTTCAGATGCAATTCCTCTCCTGGAATTGCAATTGCAGCTGGCTGGCTGTCATCTGAAAATCCCAATCTGTCACTGCCAGAATCTTCTTTGTTAGAGACACTTCCTTCCATCACAATGTCAGAAAATGTTGGGATGAATGAACCAAAGCTCTTTCCATCATGATCATGATGATTCATATAAACATCCATAGATGCAGAGATATCATTAGCCACAGGGACATGGCAAGAATTACCAAAGTAGTAATTTTCCTGGTTCAGAATGGCAGTAAAAATTCCAGCACTACCATGATTGTTATTACCATAACAACTCTCCTGAGAAAGATAATGCACATTAGAGTTGAGAGCATCTGAAGGATGTTGAAAGAAGCTCTCATTGACCCTGCTCAATCCCATTTCAGCTTCAGGAATATTGGGGCAAAAGGAGGCTGGGATTTCAAAGTTCATTCCCTCATTGTGCTGGAAAGGGAATGAACCCTGAGAAAGAAAATGTGGAGTGAACTCAATCTCCTCAGTGGAAAACAATCTGCTCAAGGATTCCCATTCCCCATCAGCAAAAACACCAACAGactccattttttttcttctaagtgtttggagaaaaagaaaaggtacaAGCCTTGTATCTTTTTTAGTGCTGTAGCTATCAGAAGCTCAATTGCACTCAGGACAAGCAAGCACTAGAAACACTTATATACTCAACCCCCGAAGCCCTCCTACAAAGAATGTAAGTAAGGATTGACTTGAATTGTAAATGCAATTCTTAATTCCAAATGATTGTTGATGGGGGTAGGTCCCAATCCTCTGTAACTGATATCAGAGAGTCCACTGTGGGGCCTAAAACCAGGCAAAGGACAACTCAGAGGAGGGCCAAGTTCATGCAATGATGggattaaaataagaaaatggtTCAATGGGATTAAACCACCTAAGACCTTCGGAAACCGGCATGATTAGGAACAAAAAAGGGTCCAATGCAATCATTGAGAGGTCAGTTAAGAGTGATTAATTAGTGTCTCTTAAACTAATTAGTGATAATGTTGAGAGACATAATTAAAAGTGATTAAGAAGAGCATGCGCGAGGAggaaaaacttaaaactatATAAGATAAAGCAGAGTTTCGAAATTGTCAGAACGTGGATGGTGTCTGTCTTGTTGAATATTATATCAAAATAAACCATCAGAATTCTTTTGgcggaattttaaaaaattattaagcaATGGACGGCCAATTGGGCTAATTATATACATCGTGCGGGGGGCTGAGTCTTACATTCTCTAAAGCACTCAAAACTCCGACAAGGGAACCGCAGAATTCGCAATTTGTCCTCACCTTGCAAAGCTTAAACTCACACAGTATATATCTACCGTCATCAACCCCATTAATATAACAATCTGTAAAGTTAATATCTGTTTACAACTCATCATCAATCTCTCCCATATCCTATGCACTTCAAAAAGTCAAGCATCATATGTTTTTGCCACTCTGCTCTATTTACAGCTATGGACATTCGTCACAGCCGTCGAAGTTTCGAAGTTGGTAGGCTGTTTCAAGAGCTTAGTTTAATCCTAATAAAACTCATGTAGTGGCGGATACATGAATTTTTTCTTATGGGGTAAAGCGAAGCAAACATCCCACATGGTTTAGTTGCCCTTTGCTCTTAAGCTTAACCCTGCTCAGTCATACTCAAGGAGAACCTAATGGAATATTTGACAATTTCATGTATAGCAATAATGGGAGTGAAGGCTATTTCATACACGAATGGTGATCATATTATAACCTCGTCTTATCTAAATGCATGGTTTAAGCTTTAGTCTAACAAAGGAAAAATGTATCTCAGAAAATAAGTCCGGTAAGAAAACGTGACCCGATTATCATACTAAGTCCAAATTTTTGTATTCATAAAGATAAGACTTATGAAAACAAATGAGTAGAGAATTAGTCAACACATGACAAAtatgatataaaaatatagtacaGAACAGATGGTTGTTCCTGTTTTGTTATGTCGACATAAAGTTTTACTTTCATAAACCGATAAGATTCGAATAAGCAGCCAAATGCGAGccctcaaaaatcaaaaagggtTTTGAGGGTATGAACAGTGAGCACGTACCCAACTGTCTCTCACTAGGCTTTGAAGCCGAGTCTTGCGCTTGAGTTCCAAAGTCCCACGCGTCAGAAAGAGACCATTTTTGCAATATTCTAATGAACACATCTGTTGGGACGAAAGTTCGATAAGGTCTTCGTTGTTGTTTGGAAAATTGCACCGGCCATTGCACGACCTtggaagaaacaaataaaaccctaaaaattgTTTGGCGGGGAATAAAATCTATACAGACAAAATGGAACTCCCTAAACATCTGATTTTATTCCTTAAtcacagaaaaataaaactctgTCTTCTCTCTCAATGCATTCATTCATTCGTCTCCTCGCACGATTTGAAGGGTTAAGTTAAGGGTTTGCCATTTGTTTCTGGTACCCTTTCCTCCCACATTAACAAATGCATAGAATGACAACTATATCCTTCTCTTTTCtgtgtatacatatataaaccaaccaaccaccaaattaaactaattaaatacGGGAAAGGCCAATTCATTCTTTTTCCAGTTTCGATGGTTTTGTGTTAAGCTCGGGCCACGTGACTCTTCAacaccaatatttttttatttttttattttttttgttgcgaAGGAATAATAACATTGAAAACATGCATAGGGGATTAAAAGATTTTTGCTTGGTCGTACTGTTACGGACATATGCTTTTGGAGAAATTATTTTCCCTCTGTTTGGTTAAATTGAGGAAAAGAAATACAGCTGTAAACCAGTCGAGTCAAGCCGAATATCACCATATAAActtgaagaagaataaaataaacgcattactttgaatttttggtttaagatagaattaatttaaatttatttttcaaaagatGGGTCACTTCAAGCAAATTTCTTACAAACGAGCTACTCACGAACTTTAGGAGCTAAACATAGCTAAGTTCAAGCTTAGCTTAACTTAACTTGTTTCTATTACGAGCTTAAACAAGTCAAATCAAATACGAACTCAAACTGCATCATGTTATAAAGTAAGAAGTGAAGTccatatgaataaaataagggagtattagtcaaaagatgaaaTTATGATGTTGGGAGAAAATGTTGAAGATGCATCCACGGGAGGCCATTCTaattgcctataaataggttTCCTCTTAAGTTGTAAAATACACAACCAATTAGAAGAGAAAAGAGTGAgagtcaaagaagaaaagagagagtgagttCTATATGAGAagaaattctgtcagtgtaaacaccacaaaagcaaatataattccactccTAATATACTCTCAATATTTAGTGATACTTCTCATACTCTCTGATTATTCAAGTtctataacacgttatcagcacgatagtctctcctttttatttctgaatttttcCCAGCTCAACACTATGTGattatttctctgtctcttcTCTGTCATATATCCActctcactttactactacgacgacatgcaaactttcttttttgtgttctcacaatttttatgttgtttcatccatacttgtttaatttacttctttgtaacgTAATTTGGAATGGTGTGGTTTTATACCATATCCTGTTATTTTATAGTGGAGTAATTCTTATTACCCATTGCGTTGGAACACTAATTATCATAATAAAATGATTGTGTGATCTTAAAACTCAtctattatatcttgaataaTGACGCAGTTATATTGCccacaatatataatatattatatactttATAATATGTCAAATCAAGATTGGGAGaccttcaaatttcaatcGTTTACCCGACGCATATCGTTTGGTCGAGTCAGTGCCTAACTCAACGGGACGAGTCACAGCCACGTGCTTGTGATAGGCTCGTCTCACTACGATAGTTTGAGGAGTTAACAGCCTTAAATACCATTATGTTGCCCAAGAACCACCGATATAATAGATCCATTTATTCCTTCTTATTTAATTCTTATcacaaaagaaattttatatatatatatatatattggcaTGCATTGTAATCGATAAATACtagtatatatttttcatacgTAGCCTATATATATCcacataatttttatataagaTCAATCAAAGCTGGATACTGTCTATATATCGGATCCTGCGACGTGTATAATCATAGGGtttgaaagacaaaaaaaatgcCCTAAACCAATATTGAACACCACATTGCAGAGCAGCATAGATGTAATAACCAAATTAACTAAGAAGTGCAACTCAGCAAATAACCCATCATTTTTTTATGCGATCCCAATTTTGCCAGAAGTATGGGATTTTTAGTGTCCTATTATCAATTGTTTATAAACATCATATCAtatgccaatttttttttataaagaaaatctAAACGGTATAAGGAAAAACTGTATTTAACTAAGCAAACTAATACAAAAGGGTACGTAAAATCTGACCCCGATCGAATAAATGTTCGAAAAGGGTGTCCTACACCAACGTACGCAAGGGCAACTCTGACCAAGACAAAGTATATCATCTATATGCAAAGCAAGCATATGGTGCTACCCTATATGAGCAGCTTAATTCGCTTCTCGAAAAGTATGTATGAACTTGTTTACTGGAAATCTTTTTAGCAAAGCTTTAACATCCTGCACAGTGCAGCCAATAA
The window above is part of the Prunus dulcis chromosome 1, ALMONDv2, whole genome shotgun sequence genome. Proteins encoded here:
- the LOC117615638 gene encoding transcription factor bHLH77-like, producing the protein MESVGVFADGEWESLSRLFSTEEIEFTPHFLSQGSFPFQHNEGMNFEIPASFCPNIPEAEMGLSRVNESFFQHPSDALNSNVHYLSQESCYGNNNHGSAGIFTAILNQENYYFGNSCHVPVANDISASMDVYMNHHDHDGKSFGSFIPTFSDIVMEGSVSNKEDSGSDRLGFSDDSQPAAIAIPGEELHLKRVHDVAEDKSNNDKSDSNPKKKPRLSKDVEKTKKNNARSKKGEKANSDVKVKDEEESNTRADRQSTSSCSSEDDNGSQETNGGETSDPKTSSALNLNGKTRANRGSATDPQSLYARKRRERINERLRILQNLVPNGTKVDISTMLEEAVHYVKFLQLQIKLLSSDDMWMYAPIAYNGMDIGLSLQKMSPVL